A window of the Helianthus annuus cultivar XRQ/B chromosome 4, HanXRQr2.0-SUNRISE, whole genome shotgun sequence genome harbors these coding sequences:
- the LOC110934157 gene encoding uncharacterized protein LOC110934157 isoform X2, which produces MIMIALKNVRNHNQIIGPTILNLRTLYINTDTLTTLDTLIHTRNTFRYPNTSPETEKTTGENHGLAGDRRRIRCRNQFHHVSMSSSRQFSNSSKKSKTSSQKKMMAFMANQIARIVPKIVTEIQASNTPNSSVDSKVAKPKPVTFNYKHFASCNPKPFTGKDGVTAMLEWFDSIEVTFINSECPEELKTRSATGVFQARALEWWTNERNIRSNEEAYTLPWEEVKQLMMEEFCPPHEQQKLEEEFWALKQIGDDNLAYTTCFKQLSFIVPHLVSTTDRMIRKYIHGLPSGMRDTIEAAKLDNIEAVYRLAASLNNNRVRDKQVATSTKIANQITTNTEAQASGSEGRKRKFQHPETVNKVRACYKCGDTTHLHPQCPLRQRTQDDNEVTNG; this is translated from the exons ATGATTATGATTGCCCTTAAAAACGTTCGGAATCACAACCAGATAATTGGCCCAACCATTCTGAATTTAAGAACACTATATATAAATACCGACACCCTCACCACTCTCGATACCCTCATACACACTCGCAACACGTTTCGATATCCTAACACCTCGCCGGAGACCGAGAAGACGACTGGAGAGAACCACGGCCTTGCAGGGGATCGGAGACGAATTCGTTGCCGGAACCAGTTTCATCACGTTTCG ATGTCGTCATCTCGTCAATTTTCCAACTCATCTAAGAAGTCTAAGACCAGCTCTCAGAAGAAGATGATGGCATTCATGGCCAATCAGATTGCTCGTATTGTCCCCAAGATCGTCACTGAAATTCAAGCTTCAAACACTCCCAACTCCTCTGTTGACTCGAAAGTGGCCAAGCCCAAGCCTGTAACCTTTAACTACAAGCACTTTGCCTCCTGCAACCCTAAACCTTTCACTGGCAAGGATGGGGTGACCGCTATGCTTGAATGGTTCGATAGCATAGAGGTTACGTTCATCAACAGCGAGTGCCCTGAGGAACTCAAAACTCGTAGTGCTACTGGAGTTTTCCAAGCTAGGGCGttggaatggtggaccaatgagaGAAACATTCGCTCTAATGAAGAAGCTTATACGCTACCTTGGGAGGAAGTGAAACAACTCATGATGGAGGAATTTTGTCCTCCTCACGAACAGCAAAAGCTTGAGGAAGAATTTTGGGCCCTCAAGCAAATTGGTGACGACAACCTAGCCTATACCACCTGTTTTAAGCAGTTGAGTTTCATAGTACCACACCTTGTGTCAACCACCGATCGCATGATCAGAAAGTATATTCATGGTCTACCTTCTGGCATGCGTGACACCATCGAGGCAGCCAAACTTGACAACATCGAGGCTGTCTATCGTTTAGCAGCTAGCCTAAACAACAATCGCGTTCGCGATAAACAAGTTGCAACATCCACAAAGATAGCCAACCAGATCACCACTAACACTGAAGCTCAAGCAAGTGGCAGTGAAGGCAGGAAACGAAAGTTCCAACACCCAGAGACAGTCAACAAGGTACGCGCATGCTACAAATGTGGAGACACTACACACCTCCACCCACAATGTCCTCTACGACAGCGAACCCAAGACGACAACGAAGTCACTAATG GATAA
- the LOC110934157 gene encoding uncharacterized protein LOC110934157 isoform X1, translating into MIMIALKNVRNHNQIIGPTILNLRTLYINTDTLTTLDTLIHTRNTFRYPNTSPETEKTTGENHGLAGDRRRIRCRNQFHHVSMSSSRQFSNSSKKSKTSSQKKMMAFMANQIARIVPKIVTEIQASNTPNSSVDSKVAKPKPVTFNYKHFASCNPKPFTGKDGVTAMLEWFDSIEVTFINSECPEELKTRSATGVFQARALEWWTNERNIRSNEEAYTLPWEEVKQLMMEEFCPPHEQQKLEEEFWALKQIGDDNLAYTTCFKQLSFIVPHLVSTTDRMIRKYIHGLPSGMRDTIEAAKLDNIEAVYRLAASLNNNRVRDKQVATSTKIANQITTNTEAQASGSEGRKRKFQHPETVNKVRACYKCGDTTHLHPQCPLRQRTQDDNEVTNGTLFR; encoded by the exons ATGATTATGATTGCCCTTAAAAACGTTCGGAATCACAACCAGATAATTGGCCCAACCATTCTGAATTTAAGAACACTATATATAAATACCGACACCCTCACCACTCTCGATACCCTCATACACACTCGCAACACGTTTCGATATCCTAACACCTCGCCGGAGACCGAGAAGACGACTGGAGAGAACCACGGCCTTGCAGGGGATCGGAGACGAATTCGTTGCCGGAACCAGTTTCATCACGTTTCG ATGTCGTCATCTCGTCAATTTTCCAACTCATCTAAGAAGTCTAAGACCAGCTCTCAGAAGAAGATGATGGCATTCATGGCCAATCAGATTGCTCGTATTGTCCCCAAGATCGTCACTGAAATTCAAGCTTCAAACACTCCCAACTCCTCTGTTGACTCGAAAGTGGCCAAGCCCAAGCCTGTAACCTTTAACTACAAGCACTTTGCCTCCTGCAACCCTAAACCTTTCACTGGCAAGGATGGGGTGACCGCTATGCTTGAATGGTTCGATAGCATAGAGGTTACGTTCATCAACAGCGAGTGCCCTGAGGAACTCAAAACTCGTAGTGCTACTGGAGTTTTCCAAGCTAGGGCGttggaatggtggaccaatgagaGAAACATTCGCTCTAATGAAGAAGCTTATACGCTACCTTGGGAGGAAGTGAAACAACTCATGATGGAGGAATTTTGTCCTCCTCACGAACAGCAAAAGCTTGAGGAAGAATTTTGGGCCCTCAAGCAAATTGGTGACGACAACCTAGCCTATACCACCTGTTTTAAGCAGTTGAGTTTCATAGTACCACACCTTGTGTCAACCACCGATCGCATGATCAGAAAGTATATTCATGGTCTACCTTCTGGCATGCGTGACACCATCGAGGCAGCCAAACTTGACAACATCGAGGCTGTCTATCGTTTAGCAGCTAGCCTAAACAACAATCGCGTTCGCGATAAACAAGTTGCAACATCCACAAAGATAGCCAACCAGATCACCACTAACACTGAAGCTCAAGCAAGTGGCAGTGAAGGCAGGAAACGAAAGTTCCAACACCCAGAGACAGTCAACAAGGTACGCGCATGCTACAAATGTGGAGACACTACACACCTCCACCCACAATGTCCTCTACGACAGCGAACCCAAGACGACAACGAAGTCACTAATGGTACGCTTTTTCGTTAA